In Zingiber officinale cultivar Zhangliang chromosome 1A, Zo_v1.1, whole genome shotgun sequence, a genomic segment contains:
- the LOC122037887 gene encoding LRR receptor-like serine/threonine-protein kinase FEI 1 isoform X2, with translation MGRRGLAVNVATSWWIFASLLAFARALTPDGEALLELKLGFNDSKQLLWSWRPTDSHPCSSWLGVSCHPSDLTVRSIDLPYMQLGGIISPSIGRIRRLQRLALHQNSLHGPIPIVIKNCAELRALYLRANYLQGNIPPEIGELVHLTILDLSSNLLRGTIPPSIGSLNQLRFLNLSTNFLSGEVPTVGILVTFQSTSFVGNLELCGLQVQKVCRGTGTLGFPAVLPHSDAYASPELASFSSKRSSHFLNGIIIGAVTTMALALVAILAFLWICLLSRKERLAGNYVKMQKQLVQDGTKLDIFHGNLPYSSQEIIKKLELLNEDDMIGSGGFGTVYKMAMDDNSVFAVKKIDINREISDQIFERELEILGSIKHINLVNLRGYCRLPSGRLLIYDYLALGNLDHYLHEENQEEHPMNWNARMKIALGTARGLAYLHHDCTPRIVHKDFKSSNILLDRSLEPHLSDFGLAKLLVDGDAHVTTVVAGTFGYLAPEYLQNGLATHKSDVYSFGVLLLELVTGKRPTDPSFVRRGLNIVGWLNTLTEESSLDEIVDQKCGNIDAEAVEAILDIAAMCTDANPDHRPSMSRVLQMLEEEIMSPCLNEELYESHLYV, from the exons ATGGGGCGGAGGGGCCTTGCTGTCAACGTCGCCACTTCATGGTGGATTTTCGCTTCACTTCTCGCCTTCGCCCGTGCCTTAACTCCTGATG GGGAAGCTCTTCTGGAGCTTAAGCTGGGTTTCAACGACTCCAAGCAGCTGTTGTGGAGCTGGCGGCCTACGGATTCCCACCCTTGCTCATCCTGGCTCGGCGTCTCCTGCCACCCTTCCGACCTCACCGTCCGGTCAAT TGACTTACCTTATATGCAGCTCGGTGGCATCATCTCCCCGAGCATTGGCCGGATTCGGAGGCTTCAAagatt GGCTTTGCACCAAAACAGCTTGCACGGTCCTATTCCAATTGTGATAAAAAACTGCGCTGAGCTAAGAGCATT GTATCTGAGAGCTAATTACCTTCAAGGGAACATTCCACCCGAGATTGGAGAACTTGTGCACCTTACCATCTT GGACTTGTCAAGCAATTTGCTCAGGGGTACAATTCCTCCATCTATTGGCTCCCTAAACCAACTACGATTTCT AAATTTATCAACAAATTTCTTGTCTGGTGAGGTTCCAACCGTTGGAATCCTTGTAACTTTCCAAAGCACTTC GTTTGTTGGGAATTTGGAACTATGTGGTTTGCAAGTTCAGAAAGTTTGTCGTGGTACTGGTACATTGGGCTTTCCTGCAGTGCTACCACATTCTGATGCTTACGCTTCTCCTG AATTAGCATCATTTTCATCCAAAAGATCTTCACATTTTTTGAATGGTATCATAATTGGTGCTGTCACTACCATGGCCCTTGCATTAGTTGCAATCCTTGCATTCCTATGGATTTGTTTACTATCAAGAAAGGAAAGACTTGCTGGAAACTATGTTAAAATGCAAAAACAACTTGTTCAAGATG GCACCAAGCTTGATATTTTCCATGGAAACCTTCCATATTCATCCCAGGAAATTATAAAAAAGCTAGAGCTACTTAATGAAGATGATATGATTGGTTCTGGAGGATTTGGTACGGTCTACAAGATGGCGATGGATGATAATAGTGTTTTTGCTGTTAAAAAGATTGATATAAACCGTGAGATATCTGATCAGATTTTTGAGAGAGAGCTTGAGATTTTGGGTAGCATCAAGCACATCAACCTTGTCAATCTTCGAGGTTATTGTAGACTGCCATCTGGAAGACTTCTCATTTATGACTATTTGGCTTTGGGGAATCTAGACCATTACCTTCATG AAGAAAATCAAGAAGAGCACCCAATGAATTGGAATGCACGGATGAAGATCGCTCTTGGCACTGCAAGAGGACTTGCATACTTGCACCATGATTGCACTCCCAGGATTGTCCACAAGGACTTCAAATCCAGCAACATTTTACTTGATAGGAGCTTGGAACCTCATCTATCAGATTTTGGTCTGGCTAAATTGCTTGTAGATGGTGATGCACATGTCACCACGGTAGTCGCAGGCACTTTTGGCTACCTTGCACCAG AGTACCTCCAAAATGGACTCGCAACACACAAGTCAGATGTATATTCCTTTGGTGTCCTGTTGCTGGAATTGGTGACTGGAAAAAGGCCTACAGATCCATCCTTTGTGAGACGTGGATTGAACATTGTTGGCTGG TTGAATACTCTGACTGAGGAGAGCAGTTTGGATGAAATCGTCGACCAGAAGTGCGGAAACATAGATGCTGAAGCAGTAGAAGCAATCCTCGACATTGCTGCAATGTGCACTGATGCAAACCCCGACCACCGCCCTTCCATGAGTAGGGTTCTGCAGATGCTCGAGGAGGAGATCATGTCGCCCTGCTTGAACGAGGAGCTCTATGAATCGCATTTGTACGTCTGA
- the LOC122037887 gene encoding LRR receptor-like serine/threonine-protein kinase FEI 1 isoform X1, whose product MGRRGLAVNVATSWWIFASLLAFARALTPDGEALLELKLGFNDSKQLLWSWRPTDSHPCSSWLGVSCHPSDLTVRSIDLPYMQLGGIISPSIGRIRRLQRLALHQNSLHGPIPIVIKNCAELRALYLRANYLQGNIPPEIGELVHLTILDLSSNLLRGTIPPSIGSLNQLRFLNLSTNFLSGEVPTVGILVTFQSTSFVGNLELCGLQVQKVCRGTGTLGFPAVLPHSDAYASPELASFSSKRSSHFLNGIIIGAVTTMALALVAILAFLWICLLSRKERLAGNYVKMQKQLVQDGGTKLDIFHGNLPYSSQEIIKKLELLNEDDMIGSGGFGTVYKMAMDDNSVFAVKKIDINREISDQIFERELEILGSIKHINLVNLRGYCRLPSGRLLIYDYLALGNLDHYLHEENQEEHPMNWNARMKIALGTARGLAYLHHDCTPRIVHKDFKSSNILLDRSLEPHLSDFGLAKLLVDGDAHVTTVVAGTFGYLAPEYLQNGLATHKSDVYSFGVLLLELVTGKRPTDPSFVRRGLNIVGWLNTLTEESSLDEIVDQKCGNIDAEAVEAILDIAAMCTDANPDHRPSMSRVLQMLEEEIMSPCLNEELYESHLYV is encoded by the exons ATGGGGCGGAGGGGCCTTGCTGTCAACGTCGCCACTTCATGGTGGATTTTCGCTTCACTTCTCGCCTTCGCCCGTGCCTTAACTCCTGATG GGGAAGCTCTTCTGGAGCTTAAGCTGGGTTTCAACGACTCCAAGCAGCTGTTGTGGAGCTGGCGGCCTACGGATTCCCACCCTTGCTCATCCTGGCTCGGCGTCTCCTGCCACCCTTCCGACCTCACCGTCCGGTCAAT TGACTTACCTTATATGCAGCTCGGTGGCATCATCTCCCCGAGCATTGGCCGGATTCGGAGGCTTCAAagatt GGCTTTGCACCAAAACAGCTTGCACGGTCCTATTCCAATTGTGATAAAAAACTGCGCTGAGCTAAGAGCATT GTATCTGAGAGCTAATTACCTTCAAGGGAACATTCCACCCGAGATTGGAGAACTTGTGCACCTTACCATCTT GGACTTGTCAAGCAATTTGCTCAGGGGTACAATTCCTCCATCTATTGGCTCCCTAAACCAACTACGATTTCT AAATTTATCAACAAATTTCTTGTCTGGTGAGGTTCCAACCGTTGGAATCCTTGTAACTTTCCAAAGCACTTC GTTTGTTGGGAATTTGGAACTATGTGGTTTGCAAGTTCAGAAAGTTTGTCGTGGTACTGGTACATTGGGCTTTCCTGCAGTGCTACCACATTCTGATGCTTACGCTTCTCCTG AATTAGCATCATTTTCATCCAAAAGATCTTCACATTTTTTGAATGGTATCATAATTGGTGCTGTCACTACCATGGCCCTTGCATTAGTTGCAATCCTTGCATTCCTATGGATTTGTTTACTATCAAGAAAGGAAAGACTTGCTGGAAACTATGTTAAAATGCAAAAACAACTTGTTCAAGATGGTG GCACCAAGCTTGATATTTTCCATGGAAACCTTCCATATTCATCCCAGGAAATTATAAAAAAGCTAGAGCTACTTAATGAAGATGATATGATTGGTTCTGGAGGATTTGGTACGGTCTACAAGATGGCGATGGATGATAATAGTGTTTTTGCTGTTAAAAAGATTGATATAAACCGTGAGATATCTGATCAGATTTTTGAGAGAGAGCTTGAGATTTTGGGTAGCATCAAGCACATCAACCTTGTCAATCTTCGAGGTTATTGTAGACTGCCATCTGGAAGACTTCTCATTTATGACTATTTGGCTTTGGGGAATCTAGACCATTACCTTCATG AAGAAAATCAAGAAGAGCACCCAATGAATTGGAATGCACGGATGAAGATCGCTCTTGGCACTGCAAGAGGACTTGCATACTTGCACCATGATTGCACTCCCAGGATTGTCCACAAGGACTTCAAATCCAGCAACATTTTACTTGATAGGAGCTTGGAACCTCATCTATCAGATTTTGGTCTGGCTAAATTGCTTGTAGATGGTGATGCACATGTCACCACGGTAGTCGCAGGCACTTTTGGCTACCTTGCACCAG AGTACCTCCAAAATGGACTCGCAACACACAAGTCAGATGTATATTCCTTTGGTGTCCTGTTGCTGGAATTGGTGACTGGAAAAAGGCCTACAGATCCATCCTTTGTGAGACGTGGATTGAACATTGTTGGCTGG TTGAATACTCTGACTGAGGAGAGCAGTTTGGATGAAATCGTCGACCAGAAGTGCGGAAACATAGATGCTGAAGCAGTAGAAGCAATCCTCGACATTGCTGCAATGTGCACTGATGCAAACCCCGACCACCGCCCTTCCATGAGTAGGGTTCTGCAGATGCTCGAGGAGGAGATCATGTCGCCCTGCTTGAACGAGGAGCTCTATGAATCGCATTTGTACGTCTGA
- the LOC122037890 gene encoding putative pentatricopeptide repeat-containing protein At1g03510, whose protein sequence is MRPNNHRQLVAYTKLLASEGKQGRHHQALALFSKMFASPHIHLDPYVLPLVLKSAAALRLPLFMRAIHACAAKSGLLHSPHVSSSLVDCFGKCISLADARKLFDDCSQRNVIVWNTMISLYCRSNNLVGALQLFGLMDVQPTESSYNCIIASLSESGGASGPSRAIELCRKMQSAGTKPNLVTILALFPAVIAIGASNFIKEIHGFALRNLIHPNLHFGSGLVEAYAWCGCLSYARNVFEQMEERDVVSSTSMVSAYALHGHAASAMSVFKLMELDSIWPDKIMFLSILKACSHSGLADDALKYFEVMTGVYGLVASSEHYSCLVDLLSRAGRLKEAYEVIKGMPGNATVKAWGALLGACRSYGEVGLAEIAAKELFEIEPDNAGNFVLLAGIYASAGKFEEAERVRRLMEERGVALSGGSSWVSS, encoded by the coding sequence ATGCGGCCAAACAATCACCGCCAGTTAGTAGCGTACACCAAGCTTTTAGCATCTGAGGGGAAGCAAGGCAGGCACCATCAAGCCCTTGCCCTGTTCTCCAAGATGTTTGCTTCACCCCACATCCACCTCGACCCTTACGTCTTGCCGCTTGTGCTCAAATCTGCTGCTGCCCTTCGCCTTCCCCTATTCATGCGTGCGATCCACGCATGCGCCGCCAAGTCCGGCCTCCTTCATAGTCCGCATGTTTCTTCTTCCCTGGTCGATTGCTTTGGTAAATGTATCTCCTTGGCTGATGCGAGGAAGTTGTTCGACGATTGCTCCCAACGAAATGTGATCGTGTGGAACACCATGATATCTCTATACTGCCGCTCAAACAACCTCGTCGGTGCGCTCCAATTGTTTGGGCTCATGGATGTGCAGCCTACGGAATCTTCGTACAACTGTATCATTGCTTCTCTTTCGGAATCTGGTGGAGCTTCAGGTCCATCTCGAGCCATTGAGTTGTGTAGGAAGATGCAGAGTGCTGGAACAAAGCCCAACCTGGTCACAATTTTGGCGCTTTTCCCTGCTGTCATTGCCATTGGAGCCTCAAATTTTATCAAAGAGATTCATGGGTTTGCCCTCAGGAATCTAATCCATCCAAATTTGCACTTTGGTAGCGGGCTAGTTGAAGCTTATGCGTGGTGTGGTTGCTTATCCTATGCCCGTAATGTGTTTgaacaaatggaggagagggatgTAGTTTCATCGACTTCCATGGTGTCAGCCTATGCGTTGCATGGGCATGCTGCTTCTGCAATGTCGGTGTTTAAGCTAATGGAGTTGGATAGCATCTGGCCAGATAAGATCATGTTCCTCAGCATTCTGAAAGCCTGCAGCCATTCAGGCCTTGCAGATGATGCTTTGAAGTATTTTGAGGTCATGACTGGGGTCTATGGATTAGTTGCCTCCAGCGAGCATTACTCATGTTTGGTGGACTTGTTGAGCCGAGCAGGGAGACTAAAGGAGGCTTATGAGGTTATCAAGGGAATGCCGGGAAATGCCACAGTCAAGGCTTGGGGGGCACTTCTTGGAGCTTGCCGCAGCTATGGAGAAGTTGGGCTCGCTGAGATTGCTGCCAAAGAACTTTTCGAGATTGAGCCAGACAATGCAGGCAATTTTGTGTTGCTTGCCGGCATATATGCTAGTGCTGGAAAGTTTGAGGAGGCTGAGAGAGTGAGGAGGTTAATGGAGGAAAGAGGTGTGGCACTGAGCGGAGGTTCTAGCTGGGTTTCCTCATAG
- the LOC122037891 gene encoding GDSL esterase/lipase At5g03810-like: MEVWRGKAGAAMNLAFVAAVLATIVKASVGQGLVPGVMIFGDSVVDAGNNNNLATLVRANFPPYGRDFTQHTPTGRFCNGKLATDFTVENLGFTSYPPAYLSNEATGNNILNGANFASAASGYLNSTANLYQAIPLTQQVQYYKEYQSKVEKIAGRERARSLFSGSIYILSSGNSDYIQNYYINPLLGGTYTPDQFSDLLVQSFTSFIQSVYNLGARRVGVTSLPPMGCLPAAITLFGGGNNGCVTRLNNDAVAFNKKINMAAESLKRSHGDLRLVIFDIYKPLLDLINNPGNSGFFESRRACCGTGTIETSLLCNTRAPGTCSNATGYVFWDSFHPSEAANRVLSDALLLQGIDLIS; encoded by the exons ATGGAGGTTTGGAGAGGCAAAGCTGGTGCAGCCATGAATCTGGCTTTTGTTGCTGCTGTGTTGGCTACAATTGTGAAAGCCTCTGTAGGGCAAGGGCTGGTCCCTGGTGTCATGATCTTTGGAGACTCCGTCGTCGATGCTGGTAACAACAACAACCTCGCCACTCTTGTCAGGGCCAACTTCCCCCCTTATGGAAGAGATTTTACCCAGCACACGCCAACGGGAAGGTTTTGCAATGGCAAGCTTGCAACTGACTTCACCG TTGAGAACCTCGGATTCACTTCGTATCCACCAGCCTACCTCAGCAATGAAGCTACCGGAAACAATATCTTGAATGGTGCCAACTTTGCCTCTGCTGCGTCTGGATACTTGAACAGCACTGCAAACCTTTAT CAAGCAATCCCTCTAACCCAGCAGGTGCAGTACTACAAGGAATACCAGTCCAAGGTGGAAAAAATTGCCGGGAGAGAAAGAGCAAGATCCCTCTTCAGCGGTTCCATCTACATTCTCAGCTCTGGAAATAGTGATTACATCCAGAACTACTACATAAATCCTTTGCTCGGTGGAACCTACACCCCTGATCAGTTCTCTGACTTGCTGGTGCAATCTTTTACCAGTTTCATTCAG AGTGTGTACAATTTAGGAGCACGTAGGGTCGGTGTGACATCTCTACCACCAATGGGTTGCCTTCCAGCAGCAATTACTTTGTTTGGTGGTGGCAATAATGGCTGCGTGACACGACTCAATAACGATGCAGTTGCTTTCAACAAGAAGATCAACATGGCCGCTGAATCTCTGAAAAGAAGTCATGGTGATCTGAGGCTAGTCATCTTTGACATCTATAAGCCTCTCCTGGACTTGATCAACAATCCTGGGAACAGTG GTTTCTTTGAGTCAAGGAGAGCTTGCTGTGGCACAGGGACAATTGAGACATCACTTCTTTGCAATACAAGAGCACCAGGGACATGCAGCAATGCCACTGGCTATGTGTTTTGGGATAGTTTCCATCCCTCAGAGGCTGCTAATAGGGTCTTGTCTGATGCTCTACTGCTCCAAGGCATTGATCTCATCTCATAA